In the Aliarcobacter cryaerophilus genome, one interval contains:
- the secY gene encoding preprotein translocase subunit SecY: protein MSKDLVNKILITLGFIFLYRLLAYVPVPGVNIDVVKEFFDSNANNALGLVNMFSGNAVERLSIISLGIMPYITASIIMELLAATFPALGKMKKERDGMQKYMQIIRYTTIVITLIQSIGVSIGLNSLTGQNGQAAISIDMNTFIAVSAISMLTGTMLLMWIGEQITQRGIGNGISLIIFAGIVSAIPSAIGGTIDLVNNGQMHFLTVIGILLVIFATVGAIIYVELGERRVPVSYSRKVIMQNQSKRVMNYIPIKVNLSGVIPAIFASAILMFPATVLQGSQNKYLVMIADYMNPSSYTFNLFMFLFVVFFAFFYASITFNAKDISENLKRQGGFIPGVRPGASTAEFLNTVASRLTFWGAIYMGLISTLPWLIVKAMGVPFYFGGVSVLIVVQVAIDTMRKIEAQQYSNKYQTLSAVGL from the coding sequence ATGAGTAAAGATCTAGTAAATAAGATTCTTATTACATTAGGCTTTATTTTTCTTTACAGACTACTGGCATATGTGCCAGTACCTGGAGTTAATATTGATGTAGTTAAAGAGTTCTTTGATTCAAATGCAAATAATGCATTAGGTCTTGTAAATATGTTTAGTGGAAATGCAGTTGAAAGACTAAGTATTATCTCACTAGGAATTATGCCTTACATTACAGCTTCAATTATTATGGAGCTTCTAGCAGCAACTTTCCCAGCACTTGGTAAAATGAAAAAAGAGAGAGATGGGATGCAAAAATATATGCAAATCATCAGATATACAACTATTGTTATTACATTGATTCAATCAATTGGAGTATCTATTGGTCTTAATTCATTAACTGGACAAAATGGGCAAGCAGCAATTTCTATTGATATGAATACATTTATTGCAGTTTCAGCTATTTCAATGCTTACAGGAACAATGCTTTTAATGTGGATAGGTGAGCAAATAACTCAAAGAGGTATAGGAAATGGTATTTCACTGATTATCTTTGCAGGTATCGTTTCAGCAATTCCTAGTGCTATTGGTGGAACTATTGATTTAGTAAATAATGGTCAAATGCACTTCTTAACTGTAATTGGTATTTTACTAGTTATTTTTGCAACAGTTGGAGCTATTATTTATGTTGAGTTGGGAGAGAGAAGAGTTCCTGTTTCATACTCAAGAAAAGTAATTATGCAAAACCAAAGTAAAAGAGTTATGAATTACATTCCAATTAAAGTAAATTTAAGTGGAGTTATCCCAGCTATTTTTGCAAGTGCTATTTTGATGTTTCCAGCAACAGTTTTACAAGGAAGTCAAAATAAATATTTAGTGATGATAGCTGATTATATGAATCCTAGTTCATATACATTTAACTTATTTATGTTTTTATTTGTAGTTTTCTTTGCATTTTTTTATGCATCAATTACATTTAATGCAAAAGATATAAGTGAAAACTTAAAAAGACAAGGTGGATTTATACCTGGTGTTAGACCAGGAGCTAGTACAGCCGAGTTTTTAAATACAGTTGCTAGTAGATTAACTTTCTGGGGAGCTATTTATATGGGATTAATCTCTACACTTCCTTGGTTAATTGTAAAAGCAATGGGTGTTCCTTTTTATTTTGGAGGGGTTTCAGTTTTAATTGTAGTTCAAGTTGCTATTGATACTATGAGAAAAATAGAGGCTCAACAATATTCAAATAAATATCAAACTTTAAGTGCAGTTGGACTATAA
- the rplO gene encoding 50S ribosomal protein L15 has translation MILENLKPACGSTKAPKRKGRGQGSGNGKTAGKGNKGQKARSGYNVKRGFEGGQQPLARRLPKVGFVSRVVKPYTINVEKVTAIAELPEITVESIRSVYKLSKTVVKVKLIGATAKNLSAKIKDENVTTTGK, from the coding sequence ACCAGCTTGCGGAAGCACAAAAGCTCCTAAAAGAAAAGGTAGAGGTCAAGGAAGCGGTAACGGTAAAACTGCTGGAAAAGGTAATAAAGGTCAAAAAGCTAGATCTGGATACAATGTAAAAAGAGGTTTTGAAGGTGGACAACAACCACTAGCAAGAAGACTTCCTAAAGTTGGATTTGTATCAAGAGTAGTTAAACCATATACAATTAATGTTGAAAAAGTAACTGCAATTGCTGAATTACCAGAAATTACAGTTGAATCAATTAGATCTGTATATAAATTATCAAAAACTGTTGTAAAAGTAAAACTTATTGGTGCAACAGCTAAAAATTTAAGTGCTAAGATTAAAGACGAAAACGTTACAACTACTGGAAAATAA